Proteins co-encoded in one Aspergillus luchuensis IFO 4308 DNA, chromosome 6, nearly complete sequence genomic window:
- a CDS encoding sodium:solute symporter family protein (COG:P;~EggNog:ENOG410PH3R;~InterPro:IPR001734,IPR038377,IPR031155;~PFAM:PF00474;~TransMembrane:15 (o12-34i55-71o91-109i137-163o169-188i200-220o248-272i292-318o354-380i401-423o429-451i458-477o497-518i597-617o629-653i);~go_component: GO:0016020 - membrane [Evidence IEA];~go_component: GO:0016021 - integral component of membrane [Evidence IEA];~go_function: GO:0015204 - urea transmembrane transporter activity [Evidence IEA];~go_function: GO:0022857 - transmembrane transporter activity [Evidence IEA];~go_process: GO:0055085 - transmembrane transport [Evidence IEA];~go_process: GO:0071918 - urea transmembrane transport [Evidence IEA]) has protein sequence MSHELRVLPPGAGYGIVIGIGGIFALFMLGISWLQNRYTQFSTHRAEEFNTASRSVKPGLISAGIVSSWTWSATLLTSSTFAYSYGVCGPMWYGAIGTLQILLFALIAVKIKANAPGAHTMPEIVLSRHGKIAHLTYLYNGLATNMLVSACLVLGGAQVVAAITGMNVYAANFLIPAVVAAYVIVGGLRATFIADYTHTVILFIAILVFGFSVSATSDLIGSPGKLYDLLQEASRDMPIDRNTDGSYLAFRSVGGLIFAVDIFVSGFSTVWLDQAYWQRAIASRPESSVKAYMLGGVAWYGIPFGFATAMGLGCAALTSNPAFPTYPNPLSASQVDAGLSAPATAITLLGKGGAVLMLILLFMAVTSSTSAELIAVSSLLTFDVYKTYIRPNTDSATLVRVSHWGIVIYAIVLAAFCCILNAAGVSLTWLLTVLEVIVGGAAIPVGLILLWDRMSTAAAIAAPWIGFGLGIIVWFITSWKRSGGISVATTGDATNAVAGNLASFGVGTISAVILSLLFPGKRGHDTSATNSITGVPVEPEKTSTETSAKKNNDTEIVTMTATPSEPTTQPKNDIIEYLETETIEPMDPALVKKAERFAWTANVIFIAIAVILVPFTLFGTRYVYNREFFTGWVVVSFIWVWASVLICVIYPVVESAGALRDISKGIWGDIRAILGRRKERLRTGQQV, from the exons ATGTCTCACGAGCTTCGAGTCCTACCACCAGGTGCCGGATATGGAATTGTCATCGGCATCGGTGGCATCTTCGCCCTATTCATGCTTGGTATTTCCTGGCTTCAAAATCGCTATACCCAATTCTCTACACATCGTGCCGAAGAATTCAACACCGCGTCACGATCTGTCAAGCCGGGCTTGATCTCTGCTGGCATTGTCTCCTCCTGGACATGGTCGGCTACACTTCTAACCAGTTCGACTTTCGCATATTCCTATGGCGTCTGCGGACCCATGTGGTACGGCGCCATCGGCACGCTGcagatcctcctcttcgccttgaTCGCCGTCAAGATCAAAGCAAATGCACCGGGCGCACACACCATGCCAGAGATCGTCCTCTCCCGGCACGGCAAGATCGCCCATCTCACCTACTTGTACAATGGTTTGGCTACGAATATGCTTGTTAGCGCCTGTTTGGTGCTAGGTGGCGCGCAGGTGGTGGCGGCAATCACGGGGATGAATGTGTATGCTGCCAATTTCCTCATTCCTGCTGTTGTCGCGGCGTATGTTATTGTCGGTGGATTGCGCGCAACATTCATCGCGGATTATACCCATACCGTTATCCTATTTATCGCTATCTTGGTGTTTGGGTTCTCGGTGTCGGCTACTAGTGATCTCATTGGAAGCCCGGGGAAATTGTATGATTTGCTGCAGGAGGCATCGCGAGATATGCCAATCGATCGCAATACTGATGGATCATATCTTGCATTTCGGTCCGTGGGTGGCTTGATCTTTGCGGTGGATATATTTGTTTCTGGGTTCAGTACTGTCTGGCTTGATCAAGCTTACTGGCAGCGAGCTATCGCGTCGCGACCGGAGTCATCTGTGAAGGCATATATGCTAGGAGGCGTTGCCTGGTATG GCATTCCGTTCGGCTTTGCAACAGCGATGGGTCTCGGGTGCGCAGCCCTGACCAGCAACCCAGCGTTCCCGACATACCCCAATCCTCTATCAGCATCGCAAGTCGACGCCGGTCTCTCCGCCCCAGCAACCGCAATCACCCTTCTCGGAAAAGGCGGCGCAGTACTCATGCTCATCCTCCTGTTCATGGCCGTGACTAGTTCCACATCTGCCGAGCTCATCGCCGTGTCATCCCTACTAACCTTCGACGTGTACAAAACCTACATCCGCCCGAACACCGACTCTGCGACACTCGTGCGTGTCAGCCACTGGGGCATTGTCATCTACGCCATTGTCCTGGCCGCATTCTGCTGCATTCTCAATGCCGCAGGCGTCAGTCTCACCTGGCTCCTTACAGTACTGGAAGTGATTGTCGGCGGAGCAGCTATTCCCGTTGGACTCATTCTGCTCTGGGACCGCATGTCCACTGCTGCCGCTATCGCAGCCCCTTGGATCGGATTTGGCTTAGGTATCATTGTCTGGTTCATCACTTCATGGAAGAGATCAGGCGGGATCAGTGTTGCGACGACGGGCGATGCCACGAATGCCGTTGCTGGAAACTTGGCCTCGTTCGGAGTGGGGACTATTTCCGCTGTAATTTTGAGTTTACTATTTCCGGGGAAACGTGGCCACGACACGTCGGCAACGAACAGTATTACAGGGGTCCCTGTCGAACCAGAGAAGACCTCGACAGAGACATcagccaagaagaacaatgATACCGAAATAGTCACAATGACTGCAACACCCAGTGAGCCGACCACGCAACCGAAGAACGATATAATCGAGTACCTCGAAACTGAGACCATTGAGCCCATGGATCCTGCTCTCGTTAAGAAAGCGGAGCGATTTGCCTGGACAGCGAATGTCATCTTCATTGCCATTGCCGTGATCCTTGTTCCTTTCACTCTGTTTGGGACGCGGTATGTGTATAACAGGGAGTTTTTCACAGGGTGGGTTGTTGTCTCCTTTATTTGGGTTTGGGCGAGTGTGCTCATTTGTGTGATATATCCGGTG GTTGAAAGTGCAGGTGCTTTGCGGGATATTTCAAAGGGGATATGGGGTGATATCAGGGCCATATTGGGACGTAGGAAGGAGAGATTGCGAACTGGACAGCAAGTATGA
- a CDS encoding Zn(II)2Cys6 transcription factor domain-containing protein (COG:S;~EggNog:ENOG410PYQ3;~InterPro:IPR036864,IPR001138;~PFAM:PF00172;~go_function: GO:0000981 - DNA-binding transcription factor activity, RNA polymerase II-specific [Evidence IEA];~go_function: GO:0008270 - zinc ion binding [Evidence IEA];~go_process: GO:0006355 - regulation of transcription, DNA-templated [Evidence IEA]): protein MGGIPFTSRACAACKKRKIKCDLEKPECSNCVKRGGTSCPGYQDRDFIHHSFEPRGARDAEIKLPEARRVGELQLLALSACFNMNPEARTQLFATYMHTFFASNPSPTGRVDSWYSLMARFPTLAGKSDLLDRSVISLASVFLGKKTRDGRLAHYGLEIYNSALHAMLQILQVNRPPTATTLYSAIVFQAYETMENSETVLRNCLAHIQGATAMLKQHDFTRCDQTLIDAILWRHKWAAAMFTLNTPYSMHVDVECLDLGRKDSPVDELFEVIAEGIALRRDLCKLIGQSHHNREHACHTLLQRCFNLEARLRVDWLHMSAHRLDGKPTPCSRQSLGQEPSMLPLDPGLAPYNFESLEAAKIYLLFWVASLVIRRVIYQTETHLLRDPDPSRMVFYAREICRSVAYCMQPENRMLAVRSVLLGLSQASKCYIDCGDKAGFEWCQAVYPFIDASGFGIARLISQMEWKFWNAAQSQPRGSPLLLPEAVHASSI, encoded by the exons ATGGGTGGCATACCCTTCACATCACGCGCCTGTGCAGCCTgtaagaagcgcaagatcaAG TGTGATCTGGAGAAGCCCGAATGCTCCAATTGTGTTAAAAGAGGAGGGACGTCTTGCCCCGGTTACCAGGATCGGGACTTCATCCACCACAGCTTTGAACCCCGTGGTGCGCGCGATGCGGAGATCAAGCTACCCGAAGCCCGGCGGGTTGgagagctccagctcctggcATTGTCGGCTTGCTTCAATATGAACCCCGAGGCTCGCACCCAGTTGTTTGCGACCTACATGCACACATTCTTCGCCTCCAACCCGTCCCCCACTGGCAGGGTCGATAGCTGGTACTCGTTGATGGCGCGCTTCCCAACCTTGGCCGGCAAATCAGACCTGTTGGATCGCTCCGTCATTAGCTTGGCCTCCGTGTTTTTGGGTAAGAAGACCAGGGATGGTCGGTTGGCACATTATGGCCTGGAAATCTACAATAGTGCTCTTCATGCGATGCTACAGATCTTGCAGGTTAATCGTCCGCCAACAGCTACTACTCTCTACTCTGCCATTGTCTTCCAAGCTTACGAG ACTATGGAGAATAGTGAGACGGTATTACGTAACTGTCTTGCCCACATACAGGGAGCTACAGCGATGTTAAAGCAACACGACTTTACCCGGTGTGATCAAACCCTCATCGACGCGATCCTATGGAGACACAAGTGGGCGGCG GCAATGTTCACCCTTAACACTCCATACAGTATGCATGTGGACGTTGAATGTCTTGATCTCGGCCGAAAAGACAGCCCTGTCGATGAGCTATTCGAAGTGATTGCCGAAGGCATAGCTCTACGCAGAGATCTGTGTAAACTTATAGGACAATCGCATCACAATCGCGAACACGCATGCCACACACTACTGCAGCGGTGCTTCAACCTTGAGGCGCGTCTGCGGGTAGACTGGCTGCATATGTCCGCTCACAGGCTGGACGGCAAACCTACCCCCTGTAGCAGGCAAAGCCTGGGACAGGAGCCCAGCATGCTTCCCCTGGATCCAGGCCTCGCACCATACAACTTTGAAAGCCTCGAAGCAGCCAAAATCTACCTCCTGTTCTGGGTAGCTTCACTGGTCATCCGCCGCGTAATCTATCAAACCGAGACTCACCTGTTGCGAGACCCTGACCCGAGCCGCATGGTGTTCTATGCCAGAGAAATTTGCCGCTCCGTAGCATATTGCATGCAGCCTGAAAATCGGATGTTGGCCGTGCGATCCGTACTTCTGGGACTTTCACAGGCGTCCAAATGTTATATTGACTGCGGGGATAAGGCTGGGTTCGAGTGGTGCCAGGCGGTCTACCCGTTCATTGACGCCAGTGGCTTTGGTATCGCCAGACTTATTAGTCAGATGGAGTGGAAGTTTTGGAATGCGGCTCAGAGTCAGCCAAGGGGGTCTCCTTTGTTGTTGCCTGAGGCGGTACATGCTAGTTCAATATGA
- a CDS encoding 2EXR domain-containing protein (COG:S;~EggNog:ENOG410PSJK), with product MLSPESPTTSAKFPKFSLLPPELRLSIWQHSLPTPIHQGLYIYQRGCWETHGVSKDEFHLSFNLSSLTTMKVDVPPFLVNHEAHSVAQNWLRQQAGTLLFHWTPDGFHFTRPFQPASDALYVPDSRYLEFLSEGSNLAFAPEYEGMNYKTSPPALLRLAFPRSLLEREKKVITSVFDMLEYQNFEEVLVVEDVSEDDEGRLSVLPRVQRPLGWSVVPGSETLVWLNFARAYRREGYSKDNDAVAFARLVERASVGIGAWVEWDYDRLLKVRRVRAIRD from the coding sequence aTGCTTAGTCCAGAATCTCCAACTACATCCGCCAAGTTCCCCAAATTCAGCCTTCTCCCCCCGGAACTTCGCCTTTCCATCTGGCAacactccctccccacccccatccaccaaggCCTATACATCTACCAAAGGGGGTGTTGGGAGACCCACGGCGTATCTAAGGATGAATTTCACCTCAGCTTCAATCTTTCAAGTCTCACCACCATGAAAGTAGACGTGCCTCCCTTCCTAGTCAATCACGAGGCGCATTCCGTAGCGCAAAACTGGCTGCGTCAGCAAGCAGggaccctcctcttccactggACCCCTGATGGCTTCCACTTCACCCGGCCCTTTCAGCCGGCTTCAGACGCCCTATACGTGCCGGACTCTCGGTATCTAGAATTTCTTTCTGAAGGCTCAAATCTGGCCTTCGCCCCTGAATATGAAGGCATGAATTATAAGACCAGCCCGCCTGcgctcctccgcctcgcCTTTCCCCGGTCTCTATTGGAGCgtgagaagaaggtcatcACGTCGGTGTTCGATATGTTAGAGTATCAAAATTTTGAGGAGGTTTTGGTGGTTGAAGATGtctcggaggatgatgaggggcGTCTAAGTGTGCTACCCCGGGTGCAGAGGCCTTTGGGGTGGTCGGTGGTTCCTGGGTCGGAGACGCTAGTGTGGCTTAACTTTGCGAGGGCATATCGCCGGGAGGGATATAGCAAGGACAATGATGCAGTTGCGTTCGCGCGGTTGGTAGAGCGGGCGAGTGTGGGCATTGGTGCGTGGGTTGAGTGGGATTACGACAGACTCCTCAAGGTCAGGCGGGTACGCGCAATTCGGGATTGA
- a CDS encoding uncharacterized protein (COG:E;~EggNog:ENOG410PVJ9;~InterPro:IPR002821,IPR008040,IPR003692;~PFAM:PF01968,PF05378,PF02538;~go_function: GO:0003824 - catalytic activity [Evidence IEA];~go_function: GO:0016787 - hydrolase activity [Evidence IEA]), whose product MPSVEPRPKLRISIDRGGTFTDCICKVPGQDDIVVKILSVDPKNYDDAPTEAIRRVLEIYYGTSIPRGTGLDTKDIESIRMGTTVATNALLERKGERTALLITEGFKDLLEIGNQSRPFMFDLSIRRPETLYSEVFEVEERVTLRNCTDTDLRSMDLSSPLVLRELTGTSGETVQIIKLLNLESVEEYLRKIYADGYRSIAVCLMHAYTFPDHELQIRNLAQQIGFENVSLSHAVSRRTKIVPRGNSAVIDGYLTPTIERYLKQFLTSFPDIAKSDTKLEFMQSDGGLVPAHRLSGLHSILSGPAGGVVGYARTCYDEVSEAPLIGFDMGGTSTDVSRYDGTLDHIFETTTAGISMQTPQLNINTIAAGGGSILFWRDGLMSVGPESASSDPGPTCYRKGGSLTITDANLALGRLIPEYFPSVFGPNEDEPLDRDVVIAKFEALTVTINQDTGKSMSWAQVAQGFLDVANSAMCGPIRSLTEARGYDTTKHHLASFGGAGGQHACAIAELLGIQKVLIHKHSSILSAYGIGLADVVQEGQRPCAKAYDSSNLPSILADLEELAQATKDLLGNDGILNVDVDRFLNMRYDGSETTIMIAVDQTHDMLQSFVKAHHQQFGFTPTDRNVFVDSIRVRAIGRGSFAAPSPDVSASVPGKPSVPADKCPAAEATNKVYFDQLGWTDTPVYILKSIPLGQKVTGPALVVDETQTILVGPGSSATSAQDKLILDVKVSEKGRNVTTDTIDPVQLSVFRHRFMSVAEQMGRVLQQVSVSANIKERLDFSCAVFSPDGSLVANAPHVPAMIGSMAFAVRGQIEEWKGRLKAGDVLLSNAPEYGGTHLPDLTVITPVFDAQEKDIIFWTASRGHHADIGGILPGSMPPSSKELAQEGALFKSFLLIRDGVLDEVGLARLLCDKPAQYPGSSGTRRYQDNVTDLKAQVAANHCGIRLIHQLIEEYSMEVVQVYMKAIQSSAELAIRNLFKRLAREFHQTELKEVDYMDDGTPICLKITLNEADGSAVFDFTGTGPQVYGNWNAPIAITYSSIIFALRCIVDSDIPLNHGCLAPVTVHVPKPSLLNPAPTAAVCAGNVLTSQRIVDVIFKTLRVCAASQGCMNNFSFGTDDFGYYETIAGGSGAGPTWSGTNGVHTNMTNTRITDPESLERRYPVLLRRFCFRGGSGGEGRYRGGDGVVRDVEFRIPMMASILSERRVVKPYGMDGGEDGRCGRNMWVKGEDGEIMSIGGKNSVEMKAGDRLVIETPGGGGYGSKGGGEGKIEKDQAKVNRGFVPIANGSVEMARSLAEQV is encoded by the exons ATGCCAAGCGTAGAACCACGACCGAAGCTGCGGATCTCTATAG ATCGTGGAGGAACGTTCACCGACTGCATTTGCAAAGTCCCCGGTCAAGACGATATCGTGGTGAAGATTCTATCTGTAGACCCCAAGAATTACGATGATGCCCCGACGGAAGCCATCCGCCGGGTGTTGGAAATTTACTATGGAACGAGCATTCCGCGAGGAACAGGGTTAGATACAAAGGATATTG AGTCAATACGCATGGGAACAACCGTTGCGACAAATGCACTGCTAGAGAGGAAAGGCGAGCGCACAGCCCTTCTCATCACGGAGGGCTTCAAAGACTTGCTGGAAATCGGCAATCAATCGCGACCCTTCATGTTCGATCTCTCAATTCGAAGGCCTGAAACACTATATTCCGAGGTTTTTGAGGTGGAAGAGCGCGTGACCCTGCGTAACTGCACCGACACAGACCTGCGAAGCATGGACCTCTCTTCGCCGCTCGTACTACGAGAGCTCACGGGTACATCTGGAGAAACCGTCCAGATAATAAAGTTGTTGAATCTCGAGTCAGTGGAGGAATACTTGAGGAAGATATACGCGGACGGGTACAGATCCATCGCTGTATGTCTGATGCACGCCTACACGTTTCCCGATCACGAGCTCCAGATCCGGAACCTGGCGCAACAGATCGGGTTTGAGAATGTGTCGCTGTCGCATGCTGTATCGCGACGAACTAAGATTGTGCCTCGAGGCAACTCTGCTGTCATTGACGGATACCTTACACCGACAATCGAACGATATCTGAAGCAGTTTTTGACCAGTTTCCCAGATATTGCCAAGTCAGATACCAAATTGGAGTTCATGCAATCCGATGGTGGGCTGGTCCCTGCTCACAGACTCTCGGGACTGCATTCGATTCTTTCTGGCCCGGCTGGTGGAGTGGTAGGGTATGCTCGTACCTGCTACGACGAAGTCAGTGAAGCCCCACTGATTGGCTTCGATATGGGAGGAACAAGCACAGACGTTAGTCGCTATGATGGGACATTGGATCATATATTTGAGACCACTACGGCGGGAATCTCGATGCAGACTCCACAGCTTAATATAAACACGAtcgctgctggtggagggagcATCCTGTTCTGGCGCGACGGGTTGATGTCTGTTGGACCGGAAAGTGCCTCTTCGGATCCGGGTCCTACGTGCTATCGCAAAGGGGGCTCATTAACCATTACAGATGCCAATTTGGCTCTAGGAAGGTTGATCCCGGAGTATTTTCCCTCTGTATTCGGTCCAAATGAGGATGAGCCCTTGGATCGCGATGTTGTTATTGCCAAGTTCGAAGCTTTGACAGTAACGATTAACCAAGATACAGGTAAGTCAATGAGCTGGGCGCAGGTGGCGCAGGG CTTCCTCGACGTTGCGAATTCCGCCATGTGTGGCCCCATTCGGAGTCTGACAGAGGCTCGCGGTTACGACACAACGAAGCATCACTTAGCATCCTTTGGTGGAGCGGGAGGTCAACACGCCTGTGCAATTGCCGAGCTTCTTGGCATTCAGAAGGTCTTGATCCACAAGCACTCCTCGATTCTTTCTGCGTATGGTATTGGCCTGGCAGATGTGGTGCAGGAAGGTCAGAGGCCCTGCGCAAAGGCATACGATTCATCGAACCTCCCGTCAATTTTAGCGGACTTGGAGGAACTCGCTCAAGCTACCAAGGATCTCTTAGGCAATGACGGGATACTGAATGTGGACGTGGACCGGTTCCTCAACATGCGCTATGACGGAAGCGAGACTACCATTATGATTGCAGTAGACCAGACCCATGATATGTTGCAGAGTTTTGTCAAAGCACATCATCAGCAATTCGGCTTCACGCCTACAGATCGGAATGTATTTGTTGATAGCATTCGAGTTCGGGCCATCGGTCGAGGCTCTTTCGCTGCCCCTTCTCCTGATGTTTCAGCTTCGGTCCCAGGGAAGCCTTCCGTACCCGCAGATAAGTGccctgctgctgaggctacCAATAAGGTTTATTTCGATCAGCTTGGATGGACGGACACACCAGTATACATCCTCAAGTCCATCCCTCTCGGACAGAAGGTCACCGGTCCGGCACTTGTGGTCGATGAAACGCAAACGATACTCGTGGGCCCAGGCTCTTCGGCAACATCCGCGCAGGACAAGCTGATCCTTGACGTGAAAGTTTCCGAGAAAGGACGCAACGTTACCACTGATACTATCGACCCTGTCCAACTTTCTGTATTCCGCCACCGTTTCATGAGCGTCGCGGAGCAGATGGGTCGTGTACTGCAACAGGTGAGTGTGAGCGCGAACATCAAGGAACGGCTTGATTTCAGTTGCGCTGTGTTCAGTCCGGATGGGTCTCTGGTCGCAAACGCCCCTCATGTGCCTGCGATGATTGGTAGCATGGCCTTTGCGGTAAGGGGTCAGATTGAAGAATGGAAGGGGAGGTTGAAGGCGGGAGATGTTTTGTTGTCTAATGCCCCTG AATATGGGGGTACCCACCTCCCAGACCTCACTGTTATTACTCCCGTATTCGATGCACAAGAAAAGGATATCATCTTTTGGACAGCTTCACGAGGCCATCATGCCGAT ATTGGCGGTATCCTACCCGGCTCTATGCCCCCATCCTCGAAGGAACTTGCCCAAGAAGGAGCTTTGTTTAAATCATTTCTATTAATCCGAGACGGAGTTCTTGACGAAGTCGGTCTTGCTCGGCTGCTTTGCGACAAGCCAGCACAGTATCCTGGCTCCAGTGGTACCCGGAGGTACCAAGATAATGTGACAGACTTGAAAGCCCAAGTGGCCGCCAACCACTGTGGTATCCGGCTGATCCATCAGCTTATTGAGGAATATTCTATGGAAGTTGTTCAG GTATATATGAAAGCCATCCAATCCTCTGCCGAACTCGCCATCCGCAATCTCTTCAAACGCCTAGCGCGCGAGTTCCATCAAACAGAGCTGAAAGAGGTTGACTATATGGACGATGGAACACCTATCTGCCTCAAAATTACACTCAATGAGGCTGATGGTTCAGCGGTATTCGACTTCACAGGCACTGGGCCCCAAGTCTACG GCAACTGGAATGCCCCTATAGCCATAACATACTCATCCATTATTTTCGCCCTCCGGTGTATCGTCGACTCCGACATCCCGCTGAACCACGGCTGCCTCGCCCCTGTGACCGTCCACGTCCCCAAACCCAGTCTTCTCAATCCAGCTCCCACCGCTGCTGTCTGTGCCGGTAACGTCCTCACCTCGCAACGAATCGTCGACGTAATATTCAAGACCCTCCGCGTCTGTGCCGCCAGCCAAGGCTGCATGAACAATTTCTCATTCGGCACGGACGATTTCGGATACTATGAGACGATCGCAGGAGGTAGTGGAGCGGGTCCGACCTGGTCCGGCACGAATGGCGTACATACGAACATGACGAACACGAGAATTACAGATCCGGAGTCATTGGAACGACGGTATCCGGTTCTTCTCAGGAGGTTTTGTTTCAggggtggtagtggtggagaaggaaggtaTAGAGGCGGTGATGGGGTAGTGAGGGATGTCGAGTTTCGGATTCCAATGATGGCATCTATCTTGTCTGAGAGGCGGGTAGTGAAGCCATATGGAATGGacgggggagaagatggtcgcTGTGGCAGAAATATGTGGGTTAAAGGGGAAGACGGGGAGATTATGTCGATTGGGGGAAAGAATTCGGTTGAGATGAAGGCGGGAGATCGTTTGGTTATTGAGACGcctggagggggtgggtatGGAAGCaagggcggtggtgagggcAAGATTGAAAAAGATCAGGCCAAGGTAAATAGGGGATTTGTTCCTATCGCCAACGGATCGGTAGAGATGGCTAGAAGTCTGGCTGAGCAAGTGTAG
- a CDS encoding HET domain-containing protein (COG:S;~EggNog:ENOG410PPIV;~InterPro:IPR010730;~PFAM:PF06985), translating to MISLDIPAKHINWERVSHWLPNCDTNDSADHRDSCHLEPPESILPSFRVIDTEQQCIIIAPPFCRYATLSYVWGEKKGSIQALVSNIKSLEVPGSLTRTGVSLSPVIRDAITACRHLRIRYLWVDQLCILQDEDMAKKALHLNAMGDIYGYSYVTLVDLVGTNADHGLYGVDARQRIRRWSAKVQGLYFLGRSDPFEALVAESKWMTRGWTFQETLLSSRLLLFSDTKLIYECSGRDGVIDDECGRAWPRKRVKIALGSYQDIVHDYTKRTFSFESDILRGFAGILHAGYGSDHYFGLPFGEFTRSLSWYTENGEYSRRVTETGIDVFPSWSWSSTTSSVRFFKSSRITGTVTVAIFAIPSHQDESQAFKVIMDTPGFVAGREPDISYSFSISWALLLIQAWRQGCFPEKIPTELDDSRMTWVDYEFIIPYIWRFPKDINHVARGTDPQTSTVRDFHSKFPAPLQTKCEPGCIMVYTQSLRLRIVPATDGYDEPNLQDQKGRIIAWLLPQTIDWSSITNTPNGRTSKFDVIALSFEADPDGLEHHDTYKSWKAYSGHGDLTWYDSSGDALPSVEKPRMLLMVLKTEKGVSKRVALAESWLRVWIHAKPEFRTFILV from the coding sequence ATGATTTCACTGGACATTCCAGCCAAGCACATCAACTGGGAAAGAGTATCTCACTGGCTGCCAAATTGCGATACCAATGATTCTGCTGACCATAGAGATTCCTGTCACTTGGAACCACCCGAATCTATCTTACCCAGTTTCCGTGTTATCGACACCGAGCAGCAGTGCATCATTATTGCTCCACCATTTTGCAGATACGCCACACTGAGCTATGTttggggggagaaaaaaggcTCAATTCAAGCTCTTGTTTCCAATATCAAAAGCCTTGAAGTTCCAGGGTCTTTAACAAGGACCGGAGTCTCACTATCACCTGTCATTCGCGACGCTATCACGGCATGCCGTCATCTGAGAATCCGATATCTCTGGGTTGACCAACTTTGCATTCTGCAAGATGAGGACATGGCAAAGAAGGCATTACATTTGAATGCAATGGGAGACATATATGGCTATTCATACGTTACTCTGGTCGACCTGGTCGGCACCAATGCGGACCACGGACTATATGGGGTAGATGCCAGACAGCGGATCCGGCGATGGAGCGCCAAAGTACAAGGTCTCTATTTTCTGGGGAGAAGTGATCCTTTCGAAGCATTAGTCGCTGAGTCAAAATGGATGACTCGAGGCTGGACGTTTCAGGAAACACTGTTATCATCCCGACTACTATTGTTCTCAGACACCAAACTCATCTACGAGTGCTCTGGCAGGGATGGCGTAATTGATGATGAATGTGGGCGCGCCTGGCCTCGCAAAAGAGTGAAAATCGCCTTGGGCTCTTACCAAGATATTGTTCATGACTACACAAAACGGACCTTCAGCTTCGAATCTGATATATTACGAGGGTTTGCGGGTATCCTACATGCGGGCTATGGTTCCGACCATTACTTCGGACTACCATTCGGCGAGTTTACTAGATCATTAAGTTGGTATACTGAGAATGGTGAATATTCACGCAGGGTTACAGAAACCGGAATTGATGTATTTCCATCTTGGTCCTGGTCGTCAACAACAAGTAGCGTCAGGTTCTTCAAGAGTAGTCGAATAACGGGTACTGTTACTGTGGCTATTTTCGCAATCCCATCACATCAAGATGAAAGCCAGGCTTTCAAGGTCATCATGGACACTCCGGGTTTTGTGGCTGGAAGGGAACCCGATATATCGTATTCATTTTCTATTTCGTGGGCGCTCCTACTAATTCAGGCCTGGAGACAAGGCTGCTTTCCCGAGAAGATACCGACAGAGCTGGACGACTCTCGGATGACTTGGGTGGATtatgaatttattattccaTATATATGGCGATTCCCCAAAGATATTAACCATGTTGCACGAGGAACCGATCCACAAACCTCCACCGTCCGCGATTTCCATTCGAAATTTCCCGCTCCCCTCCAGACCAAATGTGAACCTGGTTGTATTATGGTGTACACACAGTCACTACGACTCAGAATCGTACCAGCTACAGATGGGTATGACGAACCCAATCTTCAGGATCAGAAAGGGCGAATTATAGCGTGGCTACTACCACAGACCATCGACTGGAGCTCGATCACGAATACGCCTAATGGTAGAACCAGCAAATTTGACGTGATAGCTCTGTCATTTGAAGCTGACCCAGACGGACTGGAACATCATGATACGTACAAAAGCTGGAAAGCATATAGTGGACACGGAGACCTAACATGGTACGACTCTTCAGGGGATGCCCTTCCGTCTGTCGAAAAGCCGAGGATGCTTTTGATGGTGCTGAAAACTGAAAAAGGGGTTAGCAAACGTGTGGCACTTGCTGAAAGTTGGCTTAGAGTTTGGATCCATGCAAAGCCAGAGTTCAGAACATTCATTCTGGTATAG